One stretch of Castor canadensis chromosome 12, mCasCan1.hap1v2, whole genome shotgun sequence DNA includes these proteins:
- the Adgrf3 gene encoding adhesion G-protein coupled receptor F3 — translation MVCPAVPQLLVVMIFPLLGSLVAPTSQPEQGQAGEDSGQQLDQGSGEWESVSVSVYVRLEFSGRTLPPALSEVLSLPHASASSSHGTLTGLSFTTGCNDNGTDYIHCVCLSGYQWNARLCSQNPSCHPDLQSCDCLIFQHPVPGYCQLLPPGEEAPIFFLPAVPGNLSLNSPLQMPGNTLNLTLLTSQQATELNWFLKQPRNSRPILLQPGRQVSLTSSQSQAALSIIHMSHDWAGEYLSIFEAQGFRWKLHQLVQVPLQETEVARFPDQLSISCANSSGFQLSCCFPMTNLAYRAAWSPMEDSQVSLYNISDSQCLVLAAQHCPGADTTYTCVLQSQDLAPVKTPITITIIQDGDTTCPEDFSVSAWNVTKAGHVAQAPCPRNKKGVMKRPCGPSGVWGPVQNDCTDRGILTLSTEARLLRAGQGRPDEEVPRILKQLPRQVEAASSPSDLRELLSAVMFLAEVVVEARMQLDHNAMKDLLTTTDKVLDVKISSLWTLAKAQNPPMVSGFLWAVEALVRRLCPWDHPFSFSSSNVLLHSQLFRPTFPGDYQISFSTPPLLQAQIPRHSLASLMHNKTNISITSLVLQKLAHLLPPNYGQGLRGSPYAVPGMVLIMSITSGGQALTNAEIIMDFGDTNGTLHCVFWDHNLFQGEGGWSDEGCQAQATNTTPTTQCICQHLTAFSILMSRHVIPKDPVLKLLSGLGLGASILALLMCLAVYRLVWRVVVRNRVAFLRHTALFNMVICLLIADTSFMGALFLPLQHRSPLCFAITFLWHYFYLATFFWMLAQALVLAHQLLFVFHHLSRHVVLSLMVTIGYLCPLGLVGVSLGVYLPQGLYLREDKCFINGNEAALYTFMGPVLTIVCVNGIVLAIVVLKLLRPSLSEGPPAEEKRQAFLGVLKALLLLTPIFGLTWGLGVATLIEEVSMVPHYVFTILNTLQGVFIFVFGCLADKKVQEALRKHFCHTQSPNSTISLVPAYYLDAW, via the exons ATGGTTTGTCCGGCTGTCCCCCAGCTGCTCGTGGTTATGATTTTTCCCCTGCTGGGGTCACTGGTTGCCCCCACATCCCAGCCT gaacaggGTCAGGCTGGAGAGGACTCTGGACAGCAACTGGACCAAGGGTCTGGAGAATGGG AATCAGTCTCGGTCTCTGTCTATGTACGTCTGGAATTTTCAGGCAGGACCTTGCCACCAGCCCTCTCCGAGGTCCTGTCTCTCCCCCATGCTTCAGCATCCTCTTCCCACGGAACTCTCACTGGCCTCAGCTTCACTACAG GGTGCAATGACAATGGCACGGATTACATCCACTGTGTTTGTCTCTCCGGCTACCAGTGGAATGCCAGGCTCTGCTCCCAAAACCCTTCCTGCCACCCTGACCTCCAGTCTTGTGATTGTCTCATCTTCCAGCACCCTGTCCCTGGCTACTGCCAGTTACTGCCACCTGGTGAGGAGG CCCCCATCTTCTTCCTTCCTGCAGTCCCGGGGAACCTGAGCCTGAACTCCCCACTGCAGATGCCTGGCAACACGCTCAATCTCACTCTCCTCACAAGCCAGCAAGCCACTGAACTGAACTGGTTCTTGAAGCAACCAAGGAACTCCAGACCCATCCTCCTGCAGCCAGGGAGACAGGTGTCTCTGACCTCCAGCCAGAGCCAGGCTGCGCTCAGCATCATTCACATGTCCCACGACTGGGCAG GTGAGTACCTGAGCATCTTTGAGGCCCAGGGATTCAGGTGGAAGCTACACCAGTTGGTACAAGTGCCCTTGCAGGAGACAGAAGTGGCTCGATTTCCAGACCAGCTGTCCATCTCCTGCGCAAACTCCTCTGGCTTCCAGCTGAGCTGCTGCTTCCCCATGACAAACCTGGCCTACAGAGCTGCCTGGAGCCCCATGGAGGACAGCCAAG tcTCTTTATACAACATATCAGACTCTCAGTGCCTTGTGTTGGCCGCTCAGCACTGCCCAGGAGCTGACACCACATATACTTGTGTCCTGCAGAGCCAGGACCTGGCTCCTGTCAAAACTCccatcaccatcactatcatcCAGG ATGGAGACACCACCTGCCCTGAGGATTTCTCAGTTAGTGCCTGGAATGTCACCAAGGCTGGCCACGTGGCCCAGGCCCCATGCCCCAGGAACAAGAAGGGCGTGATGAAGAGGCCCTGTGGTCCTAGTGGAGTCTGGGGGCCCGTCCAGAATGACTGCACAGACAGAGGGATCCTGACCTTGTCTACTGAGGCCAGG CTGCTTCGAGCAGGCCAGGGCAGGCCTGATGAAGAGGTGCCGCGGATCTTGAAACAGCTGCCGAGGCAGGTGGAGGCGGCAAGCTCACCCTCTGACTTACGGGAACTGTTGAGCGCTGTGATGTTTCTAGCTGAAGTGGTGGTAGAGGCCAGAATGCAGCTGGACCACAATGCAATGAAG GATCTCCTGACCACTACTGACAAGGTCCTAGATGTGAAGATCAGCTCCCTGTGGACCCTAGCCAAGGCCCAGAATCCCCCGATGGTCTCGGGTTTCCTGTGGGCTGTGGAGGCCCTGGTACGCAGACTGTGTCCATGGGATCACCCCTTCTCCTTCAGCTCGTCCAATGTGCTGCTGCACAGCCAGCTCTTCAGACCCACATTTCCTGGTGACTACCAAATATCCTTCTCCACTCCGCCTCTCCTGCAGGCACAGATTCCCAGGCACTCGCTGGCTTCACTGATGCATAACAAAACCAACATCAGTATAACTAGCTTGGTGCTTCAAAAACTGGCCCACCTTTTGCCCCCAAACTATGGACAAGGGCTGAGGGGCTCCCCGTATGCCGTTCCTGGCATGGTCCTCATCATGTCCATCACATCAGGTGGCCAGGCCCTCACCAATGCAGAGATCATCATGGACTTTGGGGACACAAATGGCACCCTGCACTGTGTCTTCTGGGACCACAATCTCTTCCAGGGTGAGGGAGGCTGGTCAGATGAAGGGTGCCAGGCACAAGCAACCAATACCACCCCCACCACTCAGTGCATCTGCCAGCATCTCACTGCCTTCTCCATCCTTATGTCCCGACATGTTATTCCAAAAGATCCTGTCCTGAAGCTGCTCAGTGGGTTGGGCCTGGGAGCTTCCATACTGGCGCTGCTCATGTGCCTGGCTGTGTACAGGCTGGTGTGGAGAGTGGTGGTACGGAACAGGGTTGCTTTCTTGCGCCACACTGCCCTGTTTAACATGGTGATCTGCCTGCTGATTGCAGATACCAGCTTCATGGGagcccttttccttcctcttcagcACAGAAGCCCACTTTGCTTTGCCATTACCTTCCTGTGGCATTATTTCTACCTGGCCACCTTTTTCTGGATGTTGGCGCAGGCCCTGGTGTTGGCTCACCAGTTGCTTTTTGTCTTCCATCATCTGTCCAGGCATGTAGTTCTCTCCCTGATGGTGACCATTGGCTACTTGTGCCCACTGGGGCTTGTAGGTGTCTCCCTGGGGGTCTACCTGCCCCAAGGGCTATACCTGCGGGAAGATAAATGCTTCATTAATGGAAATGAAGCGGCGCTGTACACCTTTATGGGGCCAGTGTTGACCATCGTGTGTGTGAATGGGATCGTCCTAGCCATAGTCGTGCTGAAGCTGCTGAGACCTTCACTGTCAGAGGGGCCCCCAGCGGAGGAGAAGCGGCAAGCTTTTCTGGGCGTGCTCAAAGCTCTGCTCCTTCTCACACCCATCTTTGGCCTTACTTGGGGACTGGGTGTGGCCACTCTTATAGAGGAAGTCTCTATGGTCCCTCATTATGTCTTCACCATTCTCAACACCCTCCAG GGTGTCTTCATCTTCGTGTTTGGATGCCTTGCAGACAAGAAG GTACAAGAGGCCTTGCGCAAACACTTCTGTCACACCCAATCTCCCAACTCCACCATCTCCCTG GTTCCTGCTTACTACCTGGATGCCTGGTGA